A region of the Zymomonas mobilis subsp. mobilis ATCC 10988 genome:
CGCGACGGTGCTTGGTATGTCAGCGTCGACGGCGGTGGTCTGTTCGTCGAAGACATACATTATAAACTTCCGAACGCCCAGTCTGCTAGAATGGGTAACAAAGCAGGCTATGATGTCGACGCCAATGTTGGTTACGACTTCGGGCCGTTCCGTGTTGAAGGTGAAGCTGCCTACAAAAGCTCCAATAATGGGAACTTTTCGGCAGGTGGTACCACGGCTAAAAGCCATGGTTCAACCGATGTCTTGAGCTTCATGTTGAACGGTATGTTCGACTTTGGCGGCAAAAATGACGGTGTTTCCGGCTTTATCGGAGGCGGTGTCGGTGTCGCTCGCGTCGCACTTAACCATTATTCATTAGGTGGCGGTAACAGCTTCGCCAACGATAACGATGCCCATTTCGCATGGCAGGTCATCGCTGGTATCCGTAAGCCGGTCACCAAAATGATCGACTTCGAACTGAAGTATCGTTTCTTCAACGTAAACGGTTTGAATTTCCGGACGACCGACATGGGCAACATGTCTGGCCGCTATCGTTCGCATAGCGTCTTGGCCGGTCTGGTCTTCAACTTCGGTGAACCGAAGGCTGCTCAGCCTGCGCCTCCTCCGATGCCGGCTCCTCCGCCTCCGACGCCACCGGCGCCTCCGCCCCCCGAAGAACCGCCTGCGCCACCGGTCCCAGCTATTCCGGGGCCGTTCCTGGTGTTCTTCGACTTTGATAAGTATAACATTACGCCAGAAGCGGCTTCTATCCTCGACAACGTTGCGTCTTCCTACGCCCAGACTGGGCAGGCTCGCGTGGTTGTTGCTGGTTACACCGATACCGCAGGTCCGGCTAAATACAACATGGGTCTGTCACAGCGTCGTGCAGATTCTGTTAAAGCTTATCTGGTCGGCAAGGGTGTTCCTGACGATGCAATGGCTACCGAAGCTTACGGTAAAACGCATCTTCTGGTTCAGACGGCTGATGGTGTTCGTGAACCTCAGAACCGTCGCGTCGAAATCACTTTCGGCCCGGGTTCAGGTCAGTAATTTTCACTGCCTTTTTAGGCTTCAACAAAAAAAGGCCGGTCATTTTGACTGGCCTTTTTTTATCTTTTGCAGTCTACTTCCTTGTCGCTCTTTGCCTTTTCGACAAAATACAGAATGTAACTGTCTTTATGGGCATGATGAGGCTAAGCTCTTTTCATAACAAAAGATAAGAGGTGCCTCTCATGGGTAATCTTCAACAGTTAGCTCTCGATGCAGATATCGCCGCAGTGAAACAGCAAGAAAAATTGCTGCGCTTACCGGAATTTAATGAAGATATTGCATGGCAACTCGGCTCTTATATTCGCCAGATTGCTGTTCAGAAAAACTACCCGATTGCGATTACCGTCGCCCGTTTTAATCAGCCGCTTTTTTATTGTGCTATGCCCAACAGCTCACCCGACAATAAAAATTGGCTCCGACGGAAAGCCGCAACAGTCGCCCATTATTACACCAGTTCCTATGCCGTTGGCCTAAAGTTGAAGAAAAAAGGCGTTACAACCTTATCTGGCTATGGCCTCGATGATAAAGATTACGCCACGCATGGTGGGGCTTTTCCAATCACGGTAGAAAAGGCTGGTATTGTTGGATATATTGCCGTTTCAGGCTTAGATCAAAGAGACGATCACGCTCTTGTCGTTCAAGCCTTGGCTGTTCATCTTGGCCTTCCGGCTGAAAAAACAGCGCTCGAATATCTGACCCAA
Encoded here:
- a CDS encoding heme-degrading domain-containing protein → MGNLQQLALDADIAAVKQQEKLLRLPEFNEDIAWQLGSYIRQIAVQKNYPIAITVARFNQPLFYCAMPNSSPDNKNWLRRKAATVAHYYTSSYAVGLKLKKKGVTTLSGYGLDDKDYATHGGAFPITVEKAGIVGYIAVSGLDQRDDHALVVQALAVHLGLPAEKTALEYLTQDSLGKARLDETIV
- a CDS encoding OmpA family protein, with protein sequence MRKLAIVAALASSAIAAPALARDGAWYVSVDGGGLFVEDIHYKLPNAQSARMGNKAGYDVDANVGYDFGPFRVEGEAAYKSSNNGNFSAGGTTAKSHGSTDVLSFMLNGMFDFGGKNDGVSGFIGGGVGVARVALNHYSLGGGNSFANDNDAHFAWQVIAGIRKPVTKMIDFELKYRFFNVNGLNFRTTDMGNMSGRYRSHSVLAGLVFNFGEPKAAQPAPPPMPAPPPPTPPAPPPPEEPPAPPVPAIPGPFLVFFDFDKYNITPEAASILDNVASSYAQTGQARVVVAGYTDTAGPAKYNMGLSQRRADSVKAYLVGKGVPDDAMATEAYGKTHLLVQTADGVREPQNRRVEITFGPGSGQ